One uncultured Caproiciproducens sp. DNA segment encodes these proteins:
- the glpK gene encoding glycerol kinase GlpK: protein MAKYVMALDAGTTSSRCILFNEKGEMCSVAQKEFTQYFPKPGWVEHDAMEIWSTQIGVAQEAMLKIGAVAADIAAIGITNQRETTVVWDKKTGEPVYHAIVWQCRRTSEYCDTLKAKGLTETYRTKTGLMIDAYFSGTKLKWILDNVPGVRQRAEAGDLLFGTIETWLIWNLTKGKVHVTDYSNASRTMLFNITELKWDKEILAELNIPESMLPTAKPSSCVYGESDASFFGGAIPIAGAAGDQQAALFGQTCFTPGEAKNTYGTGCFMLMNTGEKPVYSKNGLVTTIAWGLDGKVNYALEGSIFVAGAAIQWLRDEMHLVDSSPDSEYMATKVSDTNGCYVVPAFTGLGAPHWDQYARGTIVGITRGVNKYHVIRATLESLAYQTYDVLRAMEEDSSIKLAALKVDGGACANNFLMQFQSDIIGAPVHRPVCIETTAMGAAYLAGLAVGYWKNKEDVLKNWQISRIFEPSIDSVHRSEIIKGWNKAVKCSFGWAKD, encoded by the coding sequence ATGGCCAAGTATGTTATGGCGTTGGATGCCGGCACGACCAGTTCCCGCTGCATTCTTTTCAATGAGAAGGGTGAGATGTGCAGTGTAGCGCAAAAAGAGTTCACACAGTATTTTCCGAAGCCCGGCTGGGTCGAGCATGATGCAATGGAAATTTGGTCCACCCAGATAGGTGTTGCTCAGGAAGCAATGCTGAAGATTGGTGCAGTCGCTGCCGACATCGCGGCAATCGGTATTACCAATCAGCGTGAAACAACCGTCGTGTGGGATAAGAAAACAGGGGAGCCTGTTTACCACGCCATCGTTTGGCAGTGCAGACGTACATCAGAGTACTGTGACACCTTAAAAGCAAAAGGCTTGACAGAAACCTATAGGACAAAAACAGGCTTAATGATTGATGCTTACTTCTCGGGCACGAAATTAAAATGGATTCTCGACAATGTTCCGGGTGTAAGGCAAAGAGCGGAAGCCGGCGATTTACTGTTCGGTACCATTGAGACATGGTTAATCTGGAACCTGACAAAGGGTAAGGTTCATGTAACCGATTATTCCAATGCTTCCAGAACAATGCTGTTCAACATTACGGAGCTGAAGTGGGACAAAGAGATTCTTGCTGAGTTGAATATTCCAGAAAGCATGCTCCCGACTGCAAAACCGTCCAGCTGTGTTTACGGCGAATCTGATGCTTCCTTCTTCGGTGGAGCTATTCCGATCGCAGGCGCCGCAGGCGACCAGCAGGCAGCTTTGTTTGGCCAGACTTGCTTTACTCCCGGCGAAGCGAAAAATACATACGGTACAGGCTGCTTCATGCTGATGAATACAGGCGAGAAGCCGGTCTACTCCAAGAACGGTCTGGTCACCACAATCGCATGGGGCCTTGATGGAAAAGTGAATTATGCTCTTGAAGGTTCTATTTTCGTAGCCGGCGCCGCCATTCAGTGGCTGCGTGATGAAATGCATCTGGTTGATTCGTCACCTGACTCAGAGTATATGGCGACGAAGGTCAGCGATACAAACGGCTGCTATGTTGTTCCTGCGTTTACCGGCCTTGGTGCTCCGCACTGGGATCAGTATGCAAGAGGCACAATCGTTGGTATTACCAGAGGCGTCAACAAATATCATGTTATCAGAGCTACTTTGGAATCTCTTGCCTATCAGACATATGACGTACTGAGAGCAATGGAAGAAGATTCCAGCATTAAATTGGCTGCTTTGAAAGTTGACGGCGGTGCGTGTGCAAACAACTTCCTGATGCAGTTCCAATCCGATATCATTGGTGCACCTGTACACAGACCGGTGTGCATTGAAACAACCGCAATGGGTGCTGCCTATCTGGCGGGCCTCGCAGTTGGATATTGGAAAAATAAGGAAGACGTTCTTAAAAACTGGCAGATCTCCAGAATATTTGAGCCTTCTATCGACAGTGTTCATCGTTCGGAAATTATCAAAGGCTGGAATAAGGCTGTTAAATGTTCTTTCGGCTGGGCTAAAGACTAA
- a CDS encoding TetR/AcrR family transcriptional regulator C-terminal domain-containing protein, protein MEYASQTKQQLANSLKDLMGRIPFNKITVQNVTSNCGLNRQTFYYHFKDMYELLSWIYRNDILNQMVEQDEQDEQWETVVLQIMRYCKSNRAFCRNTIRSIKKEYMEGFLQPVVRSWVEKLGIDIANCKYISKEDAEFLVDFFTTAFVNYGIQWVSHGMQEDEEYVIGKIKALLRMIYHGTERQKRMVI, encoded by the coding sequence ATGGAATATGCGTCCCAAACAAAGCAGCAACTTGCGAACTCTTTGAAAGATCTGATGGGCCGGATCCCATTTAACAAGATCACCGTTCAAAATGTGACGAGCAATTGCGGTTTAAACCGACAGACATTTTATTACCATTTTAAGGACATGTACGAACTCCTGAGCTGGATTTATCGCAACGATATCTTGAACCAGATGGTGGAACAGGATGAACAGGATGAGCAGTGGGAAACGGTGGTGCTGCAGATTATGCGGTATTGTAAATCCAACCGTGCGTTTTGCAGAAATACCATTCGTTCTATTAAGAAAGAGTACATGGAAGGTTTTTTGCAGCCCGTTGTACGCAGCTGGGTTGAGAAATTGGGCATCGATATTGCTAACTGCAAATACATAAGCAAAGAAGATGCGGAATTTCTTGTGGATTTTTTCACCACTGCTTTTGTAAATTATGGCATACAATGGGTCAGTCACGGAATGCAGGAAGATGAGGAATATGTTATTGGAAAAATAAAAGCTCTGCTCCGAATGATTTATCATGGCACCGAACGACAAAAAAGAATGGTAATATGA
- a CDS encoding DUF5317 domain-containing protein, protein MMVLFLFVLAGILVAIAVNRSRGVKSQYDNIADIRGVWLPVAGLLSELPFSYFPAFAAKIPWLFTGLSYLCIIIFLILNRRRWLAAVLAGAGTLCNLLVIVCNNFRMPVSPKALAMYPGMTAAAVYAKKANYFIAGSGTRFYFLGDVIPVPVPLIGGFISVGDILLGLGIACFTAMVLTQQKNGASSI, encoded by the coding sequence ATGATGGTTTTGTTTCTTTTTGTGCTGGCGGGTATCCTCGTCGCCATTGCTGTAAATCGTTCCAGAGGCGTAAAAAGTCAATATGATAATATTGCTGATATCAGGGGGGTGTGGCTCCCGGTGGCGGGGCTGCTGTCGGAACTCCCATTCTCATACTTTCCGGCTTTTGCTGCAAAAATTCCATGGCTCTTTACCGGATTGAGCTATCTGTGTATTATTATTTTTTTAATTCTGAACCGGCGCAGATGGCTGGCGGCCGTTTTAGCCGGAGCCGGCACTCTTTGCAACCTATTGGTCATTGTCTGCAATAATTTTCGCATGCCTGTTTCCCCGAAGGCACTTGCCATGTATCCCGGGATGACCGCTGCGGCTGTGTATGCGAAGAAAGCCAACTATTTTATTGCCGGAAGCGGTACCAGGTTTTATTTTCTGGGCGATGTCATTCCTGTTCCGGTTCCTCTGATCGGAGGGTTTATCAGCGTGGGGGATATTCTTCTGGGCTTGGGGATTGCCTGTTTTACTGCCATGGTCTTAACACAACAAAAGAATGGCGCATCCAGTATATGA
- a CDS encoding HD-GYP domain-containing protein, giving the protein MENGLYLVLLIMLPLLLARYSFVLYLEAKKNYYNMVKTLTAALEAKDKYTEGHSHRVEDYAELIARKMHCSQGEIEDIRVAALLHDIGKIGIDEKILNKPGPLTPEERKVIMTHPQISASILKNVKLNNAVREAILHHHERYDGGGYPDHTKGDEIHIAIYIIGVADAYDAMTSDRPYCSSIPIERVVEILKEESGKQFHPKVVSAFLEVLHTKGEI; this is encoded by the coding sequence ATGGAAAACGGATTATATCTGGTGCTTTTGATTATGCTGCCGCTGCTCCTTGCGCGGTACAGTTTTGTTTTGTATTTGGAAGCGAAAAAGAATTATTACAATATGGTAAAGACGCTGACGGCCGCCCTTGAAGCGAAGGATAAATATACCGAGGGTCATTCGCACCGGGTGGAGGACTATGCCGAGCTGATTGCGCGCAAAATGCACTGTTCCCAGGGTGAAATCGAAGACATCAGAGTAGCCGCTCTGCTGCACGACATTGGGAAAATCGGTATTGACGAAAAAATATTGAATAAGCCCGGTCCGCTTACCCCTGAGGAGCGGAAGGTGATTATGACTCATCCTCAGATCAGTGCTTCCATTTTGAAAAATGTGAAGCTCAACAACGCGGTGCGTGAAGCGATCCTCCATCATCACGAACGGTACGACGGGGGAGGATATCCCGATCACACCAAGGGGGACGAGATTCATATTGCGATCTATATTATCGGTGTGGCCGACGCCTATGACGCAATGACGAGCGACCGCCCGTATTGCTCCAGCATACCGATTGAACGGGTTGTTGAAATTTTAAAAGAAGAGAGCGGAAAGCAGTTTCATCCAAAAGTGGTTTCCGCGTTTTTAGAAGTCCTGCATACGAAGGGCGAAATTTAA
- the rbsD gene encoding D-ribose pyranase, which translates to MKKTGILNAQLMQYIAGLGHTDTFLIGDAGMPVPKGVPIVDLALTGGVPTFEQVLKSVLAETKIEFYSISEETKMVNPSTYALLKEELSGVPHEELPHVDLKKSTQNCKFAIRTGEFTPFSNVVLRAGCVFN; encoded by the coding sequence ATGAAAAAAACAGGAATTTTAAATGCCCAGCTTATGCAGTATATTGCGGGCTTAGGGCATACCGACACTTTTTTGATCGGCGACGCGGGAATGCCCGTGCCTAAAGGGGTTCCGATTGTTGATCTGGCTTTGACGGGGGGCGTGCCGACCTTTGAGCAGGTACTCAAATCCGTGCTTGCGGAAACCAAAATCGAATTTTATTCCATTTCGGAAGAGACAAAAATGGTCAACCCAAGTACTTATGCGCTTTTAAAGGAAGAACTGAGCGGGGTGCCACATGAGGAACTGCCCCATGTCGATTTGAAAAAATCCACCCAGAACTGCAAATTCGCCATTCGAACGGGCGAATTTACGCCTTTTTCCAATGTGGTTTTAAGGGCTGGCTGTGTGTTTAACTGA
- a CDS encoding ABC transporter permease, whose protein sequence is MKNTVAKKAGSDAPSSLGMILLKGRTFIALIVLVIFFSFAADNFLNPQSLLLIAKHVALYGILGIGMTYVIITGGIDLSVGAIVGLGGMIAGGLLNEGLPLQMFGVNLYFSVPSIFLIVVVLGALIGMCNGLIITRFNVAPFIATLGMMYVARGFAMLRSNGATFPNLIGKAELGNTGFEFLGSNVGGIPVAAIILIIIALVAGFVLKNTPIGWHIFSIGGNERAAKLSGVKVNKVKILVYVISGACAAVVGLITASQLVAAHPASGEGWEMNAIAATVLGGTSMSGGVGTIGGTIVGAFVIGILNDGMVMCGVSEFWQMVIKGIVIVFAVIIDQFQRRMQEKMALQQRNSSK, encoded by the coding sequence ATGAAAAACACGGTTGCTAAAAAGGCTGGATCGGATGCGCCAAGCTCGCTTGGGATGATACTGCTCAAGGGCAGGACATTTATCGCGTTGATTGTGCTGGTCATTTTTTTCAGCTTTGCCGCTGATAACTTTTTGAATCCCCAGAGCCTTCTGCTCATTGCAAAGCACGTCGCCCTTTACGGCATTCTCGGCATCGGCATGACGTATGTCATCATCACCGGAGGTATCGACCTTTCCGTGGGTGCTATCGTCGGACTGGGCGGCATGATTGCCGGCGGACTGCTTAACGAAGGTCTTCCGCTTCAGATGTTCGGTGTAAACCTTTATTTCAGCGTACCGTCCATCTTCCTGATCGTTGTGGTTTTGGGCGCGCTGATCGGCATGTGCAACGGGCTGATTATTACAAGATTCAATGTTGCACCGTTTATCGCGACGCTCGGCATGATGTATGTGGCGCGCGGTTTCGCCATGCTGCGTTCCAACGGTGCGACTTTCCCGAATCTGATCGGCAAGGCCGAACTGGGCAATACGGGCTTTGAGTTTCTCGGCAGCAATGTCGGGGGTATTCCGGTAGCGGCAATTATTTTGATTATCATTGCACTGGTAGCGGGTTTTGTGCTGAAAAACACACCGATCGGCTGGCACATTTTCTCTATCGGCGGCAACGAAAGAGCTGCAAAGCTTTCCGGTGTCAAGGTGAACAAGGTCAAAATTCTGGTATATGTTATTTCCGGCGCATGCGCAGCGGTTGTCGGCTTAATCACCGCATCCCAGCTGGTCGCAGCCCACCCGGCCTCCGGTGAAGGATGGGAAATGAACGCTATCGCCGCTACGGTTCTGGGCGGCACGTCCATGTCCGGCGGTGTCGGTACCATCGGCGGCACCATCGTCGGCGCATTTGTAATCGGTATTCTGAATGACGGCATGGTAATGTGCGGCGTTTCCGAATTCTGGCAGATGGTCATCAAAGGGATCGTTATCGTATTCGCCGTCATTATTGATCAGTTCCAGCGCAGAATGCAGGAAAAAATGGCACTTCAGCAGCGCAACAGCAGCAAATAA
- a CDS encoding sugar ABC transporter ATP-binding protein has translation MDNQAQNTQNPDVCLYCESIDKIYPGTKALDDVSFEVKTGKVNVLIGENGAGKSTLMKIVAGIESPSSGKIIMDGKEISFKDTAEARAMGIGIIHQELSLFPNLNVYQNIFMANEHTRGKTLLDNNEHIKLAKKVLAKLEYPIDPNTIVGDLRVGQQQMVEIARNLVQEGLRILIMDEPTSSLSSQEVEVLFKIINELKASGISIVYISHRLEEIMRIGDYVTILRDGKKVAEDDVKNISVGWIVQNMIGSDKTYTKKQNNTDFSKEETVLKVEDLCLPKRGGGWLLNHVSFALHKGEILGIYGLLGAGRTEIFECIMGMRPEHTGKFYLHGKEMKIGNISEQIAKGFALVPEDRQREGLVQTLNIGKNISLSSMERYAKTGVIDRKTEFDAVKETIKDIHIKVADPTLPILSLSGGNQQKVVIGKGILTDPHILLMDEPSRGIDVGAKAEVFDIINQCAERGLSIIVISSELKEIVAIADRIIVLSNGLLTGEFSLDEINEQTLVTASYKGHVRA, from the coding sequence ATGGATAATCAAGCACAAAACACGCAGAACCCGGATGTCTGCCTTTACTGCGAAAGCATAGATAAAATTTACCCGGGCACCAAGGCGCTGGACGACGTTTCCTTTGAAGTGAAGACCGGGAAGGTCAATGTCCTGATTGGGGAGAACGGTGCCGGAAAATCCACTCTTATGAAAATTGTGGCAGGCATTGAAAGCCCGTCCAGCGGCAAAATTATAATGGATGGAAAAGAGATCTCCTTTAAGGATACCGCTGAGGCCCGGGCAATGGGTATCGGGATTATTCATCAGGAACTCAGCCTGTTCCCCAACCTCAATGTTTACCAGAATATTTTTATGGCTAATGAACATACGAGAGGCAAAACGCTTCTTGATAATAATGAACACATCAAGCTTGCCAAAAAGGTGCTTGCAAAACTGGAGTATCCGATTGATCCCAATACTATTGTCGGTGATCTGCGCGTCGGACAGCAGCAAATGGTGGAAATCGCGCGTAACCTGGTGCAGGAGGGGCTTAGGATTCTCATCATGGATGAACCGACTTCCTCGCTCAGCTCACAGGAGGTTGAGGTACTGTTCAAAATTATCAATGAACTGAAGGCCTCCGGAATTTCCATCGTGTATATTTCCCACCGTCTTGAGGAAATCATGCGCATCGGCGATTATGTCACCATTCTGCGCGACGGCAAAAAAGTCGCTGAGGACGACGTGAAAAACATCAGTGTCGGCTGGATTGTCCAGAATATGATCGGCAGTGATAAAACCTATACAAAGAAACAGAACAACACCGATTTTTCAAAGGAAGAAACCGTGCTGAAGGTGGAGGATCTCTGTTTGCCAAAGCGCGGCGGCGGCTGGCTTTTGAACCATGTCAGCTTTGCGCTGCACAAGGGCGAAATCCTCGGGATTTACGGATTGCTCGGCGCGGGCCGCACGGAAATCTTTGAGTGCATCATGGGAATGCGCCCGGAACATACGGGAAAATTTTATTTGCACGGCAAGGAAATGAAAATCGGCAATATTTCCGAGCAGATTGCCAAAGGGTTTGCCCTTGTCCCCGAGGACCGTCAGCGCGAGGGTCTTGTGCAGACGCTGAATATAGGAAAGAACATCTCTCTTTCCAGCATGGAACGATATGCAAAAACAGGAGTCATTGACCGTAAAACGGAATTTGATGCCGTTAAGGAAACAATCAAGGACATTCATATCAAAGTAGCGGATCCCACCCTTCCGATTTTGTCGCTTTCCGGCGGTAATCAGCAAAAGGTGGTTATCGGCAAGGGCATTCTTACCGACCCGCATATTCTGCTGATGGATGAGCCGAGCCGCGGCATTGACGTCGGCGCAAAGGCCGAGGTGTTTGATATTATCAACCAGTGCGCGGAGCGCGGCCTGTCTATCATTGTTATTTCCTCCGAACTGAAAGAAATTGTTGCAATAGCCGACAGGATTATCGTGCTTTCCAACGGTCTGCTGACCGGGGAGTTTTCTCTCGATGAAATCAACGAGCAAACGCTGGTAACAGCATCCTATAAAGGCCATGTCAGGGCTTAA
- a CDS encoding DUF2291 domain-containing protein: protein MKKRILAITLILALACAALTGCVKVVPLTASSTAGGAAEGEGDAETYINGMFQKEAVPALKKKAVDFSKLMTEANGDLKTVVEKYGRHSEASSPYNFTVKGTATVEEAKTDLRAGYLVLKVTGYTGDAAVKMAVGPVFKGTSTRDSIEAIKFDDYKNQVTFAALSSAIHKNIAENVISKVKVNDLKGKTIDFYGTFANEQSDEILITPFEITVK from the coding sequence ATGAAAAAACGAATTTTAGCCATCACCTTGATTCTTGCGCTGGCATGTGCGGCCCTTACCGGATGCGTAAAGGTTGTTCCGCTTACAGCCAGCAGTACAGCGGGCGGCGCAGCCGAGGGAGAAGGGGACGCTGAAACGTATATAAATGGAATGTTTCAAAAAGAAGCCGTTCCAGCGCTCAAGAAAAAGGCGGTCGACTTTTCAAAGCTGATGACCGAAGCGAACGGGGATTTGAAAACAGTCGTTGAAAAATACGGCAGACATTCAGAGGCAAGCAGCCCCTACAACTTTACAGTAAAAGGAACGGCGACTGTGGAAGAGGCAAAAACCGATCTTCGCGCAGGCTACCTTGTTTTAAAAGTGACCGGTTATACCGGCGATGCAGCTGTTAAAATGGCGGTTGGCCCGGTTTTCAAGGGAACTTCAACCAGGGATTCCATTGAAGCCATTAAATTCGACGACTACAAGAATCAGGTAACGTTTGCCGCCCTTTCCTCTGCAATTCATAAAAATATTGCGGAGAATGTTATATCAAAGGTGAAGGTCAATGATCTGAAGGGAAAAACGATTGACTTTTACGGAACATTTGCAAATGAACAATCGGATGAAATCCTGATTACGCCATTTGAAATTACTGTAAAATAG
- a CDS encoding D-ribose ABC transporter substrate-binding protein has translation MKNTKKILASVLAIAISMAAVFTGCSTGTTTSSAAASKAEASKAESTAASSGAAWVKAEGASKIIVIITPSHSNPFFKTEADAAEAKAKELGYEALVLVHDDDPTKQAELFDTAISKKAAAIICDNAGADATVAAVKKAKDAGIPTFLIDREINETGVAISQIVANNYQGAKAGAEKFVEAMGEKGNYVELTGKESDTNAGVRSKGYHEVMDQYPDMKMVAQQTANWEQTEAYSKMESIIQANKDIKGVICGNDTMAMGAAAAVKAAGLKGVVIVGLDGSNDVRDAIKAGDIVATSMQPAYDIAQMAVVQADQYIKTGKTGADEKQLVDCVLITKANADKLDNFAIKK, from the coding sequence ATGAAAAACACAAAGAAAATTCTCGCATCAGTACTTGCAATCGCAATTTCCATGGCAGCCGTCTTTACAGGCTGTTCCACCGGTACAACAACTTCGTCCGCAGCGGCGTCAAAAGCCGAGGCATCAAAAGCGGAATCCACAGCGGCGTCTTCAGGCGCAGCCTGGGTAAAAGCCGAAGGCGCAAGCAAGATCATCGTGATTATCACCCCGTCCCACTCCAATCCGTTCTTTAAGACGGAAGCCGACGCGGCGGAAGCAAAGGCAAAAGAACTTGGCTATGAGGCACTCGTCCTTGTACATGACGACGACCCGACCAAGCAGGCTGAACTGTTTGATACCGCAATTTCCAAAAAAGCGGCTGCAATCATCTGCGACAACGCAGGTGCGGACGCAACCGTGGCGGCTGTGAAAAAGGCAAAAGACGCAGGAATCCCGACTTTCCTAATCGACCGTGAAATCAATGAAACAGGCGTCGCAATTTCCCAAATTGTTGCAAACAATTATCAGGGCGCAAAAGCAGGCGCTGAAAAGTTTGTAGAAGCAATGGGAGAAAAAGGCAACTATGTTGAACTTACCGGCAAGGAATCCGATACAAACGCAGGCGTGCGCTCCAAGGGCTACCATGAAGTCATGGACCAGTATCCGGACATGAAGATGGTTGCACAGCAGACAGCCAACTGGGAGCAGACCGAAGCCTACTCCAAGATGGAATCCATTATTCAGGCAAACAAAGATATTAAAGGCGTTATCTGCGGCAACGACACAATGGCAATGGGCGCAGCGGCAGCCGTAAAGGCAGCAGGTTTGAAGGGCGTTGTCATAGTAGGACTTGACGGCTCCAACGATGTTCGCGATGCAATCAAGGCCGGCGATATCGTAGCTACCTCCATGCAGCCGGCATATGACATTGCCCAAATGGCAGTGGTACAGGCGGACCAGTATATTAAAACAGGTAAAACCGGCGCAGATGAGAAACAGCTTGTTGACTGTGTATTGATCACAAAGGCCAATGCAGACAAACTTGACAACTTTGCAATTAAGAAATAA
- a CDS encoding glycerol kinase, producing the protein MSEQYILAIDQSTSGTKALLFSQDGELIGRCDRPHRQIVNDRGWVEHDANEIYQNTVCVVKDVVEKTGINKEDILGVGISNQRETAMAWNKQSGEPVFHAIVWQCTRGEAICSAIAANGFGDEVKAATGLHVSPYFSAAKLAWILQNVPLAQSAANEGNLYCGTMDSWLVYKLTHGKSFKTDFSNASRTQMFNICKLKWDETVCGLFGIKTEWLAQVCDSNSLFGETDFEGYLPKPVPIHSVMGDSHGALFGQGCLSRGMIKTTYGTGSSVMMNIGKTPVFSKNGVVTSIAWSMDGKVDYVLEGNINYTGAVMKWIVDDLGLIPSAKEASKVAAAANKADETYLVPAFTGLGAPYWDSKAKAMICGMTRSTGKAELVRAAEECIAYQIADIIRVMSKESGIDIQTLRVDGGPTKDSFLMQFQSDILDIPVIVPATEELSGVGSAYAAGIALGVYDRETIFQKISKTTFEPLMDALERQRRTAGWKEAVSMVLAR; encoded by the coding sequence ATGAGCGAGCAGTATATTTTAGCGATTGATCAAAGTACCAGCGGAACAAAAGCACTCCTGTTTTCACAGGACGGCGAATTGATCGGCCGCTGTGACCGTCCCCACAGACAGATTGTCAATGACAGGGGATGGGTGGAGCACGACGCGAATGAAATTTATCAAAACACTGTCTGCGTCGTCAAAGACGTCGTTGAAAAGACGGGAATTAATAAAGAGGATATTCTCGGGGTCGGAATCAGCAATCAGCGTGAAACGGCAATGGCCTGGAATAAACAAAGCGGAGAACCCGTTTTTCACGCGATTGTCTGGCAGTGCACAAGGGGGGAGGCAATCTGCAGCGCGATTGCCGCAAACGGCTTCGGCGACGAGGTAAAAGCTGCTACCGGGCTGCATGTTTCCCCATACTTTTCCGCGGCAAAGCTCGCGTGGATTTTGCAGAATGTGCCGCTGGCGCAGTCGGCCGCAAATGAGGGGAATTTGTACTGCGGTACGATGGACAGCTGGCTGGTGTACAAACTCACCCATGGCAAAAGCTTTAAGACGGATTTCAGCAACGCTTCCAGAACACAGATGTTCAACATCTGTAAATTGAAATGGGATGAAACCGTCTGCGGTCTGTTTGGGATTAAAACGGAATGGCTTGCACAGGTCTGCGATTCCAACAGCCTCTTTGGTGAAACGGACTTTGAGGGCTATCTGCCGAAGCCCGTTCCGATTCACAGTGTGATGGGAGATTCCCACGGTGCGCTGTTCGGTCAGGGATGCCTTTCACGGGGCATGATTAAAACAACCTACGGCACCGGATCCTCCGTCATGATGAACATCGGTAAAACGCCGGTGTTTTCCAAAAACGGCGTGGTCACCTCCATTGCCTGGAGCATGGACGGCAAGGTCGATTATGTGCTGGAGGGCAACATCAATTATACCGGCGCGGTGATGAAATGGATTGTGGATGATCTTGGCCTGATTCCCTCGGCGAAGGAAGCGTCAAAGGTGGCCGCTGCGGCGAACAAAGCGGACGAAACCTACCTTGTGCCTGCTTTCACCGGGCTGGGCGCGCCCTACTGGGACAGCAAAGCGAAAGCAATGATCTGCGGAATGACCCGCAGCACCGGAAAGGCCGAACTTGTGAGGGCCGCGGAGGAATGCATCGCCTATCAGATTGCGGATATCATTCGTGTTATGAGCAAGGAATCGGGTATTGATATTCAGACGCTCCGCGTGGACGGAGGCCCGACAAAGGATTCGTTTCTGATGCAGTTCCAAAGCGATATATTGGATATTCCCGTCATAGTCCCCGCGACAGAAGAGCTTTCAGGCGTGGGCTCCGCGTATGCGGCGGGCATAGCGCTCGGCGTATATGACAGGGAAACCATCTTTCAAAAAATCAGCAAGACCACCTTTGAACCGCTGATGGACGCGCTGGAAAGACAGCGCCGTACCGCCGGTTGGAAAGAGGCGGTGTCCATGGTCTTAGCTCGATGA
- a CDS encoding transketolase C-terminal domain-containing protein: MNKIANRQVICDVLTEKANADQDIVVLCSDSRGSASMGNFVAAHPKQFVETGIAEQNIVSIAAGLASCGKKPYVASPASFLSTRSMEQAKVDVAYSNTNVKLIGISGGISYGALGMTHHSANDIATMASIPNMRFYMPSDRLQTKVLFEALLKDNKPAYIRIGRSAVEDVYEESSVPFVMDQATTVTEGTDLTIIACGEMVKSAQEAAQTLKEKNISCRVLDMYCVKPIDKEAVLKAARETKAIITIEEHTAIGGLGAMVSQIVSANCPKKVINIALPDAPVIAGNSQEVFAYYGLKKENLVKAATELMA, from the coding sequence ATGAATAAGATAGCGAACCGTCAGGTCATTTGTGATGTTTTAACCGAAAAAGCGAATGCCGATCAGGATATCGTCGTCCTTTGCAGTGATTCCCGCGGTTCCGCGTCTATGGGCAACTTTGTTGCCGCGCATCCTAAACAGTTTGTCGAAACCGGCATTGCGGAACAGAATATCGTTTCTATTGCGGCGGGACTTGCCAGCTGCGGAAAAAAACCGTATGTCGCGTCCCCTGCCAGCTTCCTTTCCACAAGAAGCATGGAGCAGGCCAAAGTGGATGTTGCGTATTCCAATACCAACGTGAAATTAATCGGCATCAGCGGCGGCATCAGCTACGGCGCACTGGGAATGACCCACCATTCCGCCAATGATATCGCAACCATGGCTTCGATCCCCAATATGCGCTTTTATATGCCGAGTGACCGTCTGCAAACCAAAGTGCTTTTCGAGGCACTTTTAAAGGACAACAAACCCGCGTATATCCGCATCGGCCGCAGCGCGGTCGAGGATGTCTACGAGGAAAGCAGCGTTCCTTTTGTAATGGATCAGGCAACCACCGTAACAGAAGGAACCGACCTCACCATCATCGCCTGCGGCGAAATGGTGAAGTCGGCGCAGGAAGCGGCACAGACGCTGAAAGAGAAAAATATTTCCTGCCGCGTACTCGATATGTACTGTGTAAAACCCATTGACAAAGAAGCCGTTCTAAAGGCGGCAAGGGAAACAAAAGCGATTATTACAATTGAGGAGCATACGGCAATCGGCGGACTGGGCGCAATGGTCAGTCAGATTGTTTCAGCGAACTGCCCGAAAAAGGTGATCAATATTGCTTTGCCCGACGCACCCGTTATTGCAGGAAATTCACAGGAAGTGTTTGCCTATTACGGCCTCAAAAAGGAAAATCTGGTAAAGGCTGCAACGGAGTTGATGGCATGA